The following proteins are co-located in the Spirochaetota bacterium genome:
- a CDS encoding Gfo/Idh/MocA family oxidoreductase has protein sequence MAGKAMNAARTGKKLVFCSIGAGSLSRSAHGPALKALAAERDDLVLAAVAGLDRPAVEEYADDFGYRKAYTEYHEMIDQEKPDAVSVIVPVEHTCAVACDVLARGIPVIMEKPPGKDAGETERIIETARMHGVKNMVAFNRRHMPIIRRMKDILSAAMPEDIHFIRLDFYRHARADADFSTTAIHGIDTVRVLARSGIAQCALDYRPTGVTAGVDDIFVHGTFDSGARFSMAFLPMAGTTIERITVSLKDATYIAQLPVWNGTDAPGSIVRLGKRAEMVWSGDDGSESTEMFRSNGFYHEHRAFIEALVENRSIEDDAASVLESVVLADRIRCRARAYSRDKLQR, from the coding sequence AAGCGATGAATGCGGCGCGTACGGGGAAAAAGCTTGTGTTTTGTTCCATCGGCGCAGGTTCACTGTCGCGCAGTGCGCATGGACCGGCGCTGAAAGCGCTTGCCGCCGAGCGCGATGATCTTGTCCTTGCCGCAGTTGCGGGGCTTGACCGCCCTGCCGTCGAGGAATACGCGGACGACTTCGGCTATCGAAAAGCGTATACTGAATATCATGAAATGATCGACCAGGAAAAGCCCGATGCTGTCAGTGTTATCGTGCCGGTGGAGCATACTTGTGCGGTAGCATGCGACGTCCTCGCGCGGGGCATTCCGGTCATCATGGAAAAACCGCCGGGCAAGGATGCCGGGGAGACGGAACGCATCATTGAGACCGCACGCATGCACGGCGTAAAGAACATGGTCGCATTCAACCGGCGGCACATGCCGATCATCCGGCGCATGAAGGATATTCTTTCCGCCGCTATGCCGGAGGATATCCATTTCATTCGTCTCGATTTTTACCGCCACGCCCGTGCTGATGCCGATTTCTCCACGACGGCCATACACGGCATCGACACGGTTCGTGTGCTCGCCCGTTCGGGCATTGCACAGTGTGCTCTTGATTACCGCCCGACAGGGGTTACTGCCGGTGTTGATGATATATTCGTGCACGGCACGTTCGATTCAGGAGCGCGATTTTCCATGGCCTTTCTCCCGATGGCGGGAACGACCATTGAGCGCATCACGGTCTCGCTGAAAGATGCTACGTATATCGCACAGCTGCCGGTTTGGAACGGTACTGACGCCCCCGGCAGCATCGTGCGTCTTGGTAAAAGGGCGGAGATGGTCTGGAGCGGGGACGATGGCAGCGAGTCGACGGAGATGTTCCGCTCGAACGGCTTCTATCACGAACACCGTGCGTTCATCGAGGCGCTTGTCGAGAACAGATCGATCGAGGATGATGCAGCAAGCGTGCTTGAGTCGGTTGTGCTTGCCGATCGGATACGATGCCGGGCGCGCGCATACTCCCGTGACAAGCTGCAACGTTGA
- a CDS encoding helix-turn-helix transcriptional regulator → MEYSTFSSLESTINSLAFRLILSGRVSAGSEWRFMNHPAPANRLYFIFDGDGYIGNAGTKKRFEKNLIMLTTVNSFFDYVCESRLEKIFFHFRLELYPGKDIFDGVNDCLTREGDRSFFETLAAKAESTRMGDMLEAESMLLSAIAPFVKTDVRDVRKRIAVGEKYRRLFSAIDERCSLATTTKELAVLVGSSESTLVKNFRHDVGISLKQYLMDRIASRAKEEVHGTDRKVKDIARSLGFADEFYFSRFFKKHAGLSPAEYRKANILR, encoded by the coding sequence ATGGAATACAGCACATTCTCATCGCTCGAAAGCACCATCAATTCGCTCGCGTTCAGGCTTATCCTCTCCGGGCGTGTGAGCGCCGGTTCCGAATGGCGTTTCATGAACCACCCCGCACCGGCCAATCGCCTCTATTTCATTTTCGACGGTGACGGCTATATCGGCAATGCCGGGACAAAAAAGCGCTTCGAAAAAAACCTCATCATGCTGACGACGGTCAATTCCTTCTTCGATTATGTCTGTGAGAGCCGTCTGGAAAAGATATTCTTTCATTTCCGGCTCGAGCTTTATCCGGGAAAGGATATTTTCGACGGCGTGAACGACTGCCTCACGCGCGAAGGGGACCGATCGTTCTTTGAGACGCTTGCGGCGAAGGCAGAGAGCACGCGCATGGGCGATATGCTCGAGGCAGAGTCGATGCTCCTTTCCGCCATAGCGCCCTTTGTGAAGACCGATGTTCGCGATGTGCGAAAACGCATAGCCGTGGGCGAGAAGTACCGTCGGCTTTTCTCGGCGATCGATGAGCGCTGCTCGCTTGCGACGACGACGAAAGAGCTTGCGGTACTTGTCGGTTCCTCTGAATCGACGCTCGTGAAGAATTTCCGGCATGATGTCGGTATATCGCTTAAGCAGTACCTCATGGACCGCATAGCCTCCCGGGCCAAGGAGGAAGTGCACGGTACCGACAGAAAGGTCAAGGATATCGCACGTTCACTCGGCTTTGCCGACGAATTCTATTTCTCACGTTTCTTCAAAAAGCATGCGGGGCTTTCGCCGGCGGAATATCGGAAGGCGAATATACTGCGATAG